From the Actinomadura luzonensis genome, the window TGACCATCGACGGGTTCCAGGTCAGTGTCCCCAAGGGCACTCTGATCATCAGGGCCGCCGAGCTGCTGGGCATCCAGATCCCGAGGTTCTGCGACCACCCGCTCCTCGACCCGGCGGCCAACTGCCGCCAGTGCCTGGTCGACATCCCCGACGCCGGCAACGGCCGCGGCTTCCCCAAGCCGCAGCCGTCGTGCGCGATCGAGGTCGCCGAGGGCATGGTCGTGCAGACCCAGCTCACCTCGCCGGTGGCCGAGAAGGCGCAGCGCTCGGCGATGGAGTTCCTGCTCCTGAACCACCCGCTCGACTGCCCGGTCTGCGACAAGGGCGGCGAGTGCCCCCTGCAGAACCAGGCCATGTCGAACGGCCGCGGCGAGTCCCGCTTCCAGGAGCAGAAGCGCACCTTCCCCAAGCCGCTGCCGCTGTCCACGCAGGTGCTGCTGGACCGCGAGCGCTGCGTCCAGTGCGCGCGCTGCATCCGCTTCTCCGACCAGATCGCCGGCGACCCGCTCATCGAGTTCTTCGAGCGCGGCGCCAAGGAGCAGGTGCGCACGGCCGACGGCAAGCCGTTCAACTCCTACTTCTCCGGCAACACCGTGCAGATCTGCCCGGTCGGCGCGCTCACCGGCGCGGCCTACCGGTTCCGGGCCCGCCCGTTCGACCTGGTGTCCACGCCGAGCGCGTGCGAGCACTGCGCCTCCGGGTGCAGCCTGCGCACCGACCACCGGCGCGGCCGCGTCACCCGCCGCCTGGCCGGCAACGACCCGCAGGTCAACGAGGAGTGGAACTGCGACAAGGGCCGCTGGGCGTTCACCTACGCCACGCAGCCCGACCGGCTGAAGACGCCGCTGGTCCGCAACGAGGAGGGCGTGCTCGTGCCCGCCTCGTGGCCGGAGGCGCTGGCCGTCGCCGCCGAGGGCCTGGCCAAGGCCCGCGGCAAGGCGGGCGTGCTGGTCGGCGGCCGGGTCACGGTCGAGGACTCCTACGCCTACGCCAAGTTCGCCCGGCTCGCGCTCGCCAGCAACGACGTCGACTTCCGCGCCCGGCCGCACTCGGCCGAGGAGGCGCAGTTCCTCGCGCACGCGGTGGCCGGCAAGGGCATCGAGATCAGCTACGCCGACCTGGAGAACGCCCCGCACGTGCTGCTCGTCGGGTTCGAGCCCGAGGAGGAGTCGCCGATCGTCTTCCTGCGCCTCCGCAAGGCGGCCATGAAGAAGGGCCTCAAGGTCAGCTCGATCGCCCCGTTCGCCACCCCCGGCCTGGTCAAGATGGGCGGCATGCTCGTCCGCACCGCGCCGGGCGGCGAGGCCGACGCGATCGGCGAGCTGGTCGGCCGGCTGCCCGAGGGCACGATCGTGCTGGCCGGCGAGCGCCTGGCCACCGTGCCGGGCGCGCTGTCGGCGCTGGTCCGGCTGGCCAACGCCACCGGCGCCCGGCTCGCCTGGGTCCCGCGCCGGGCCGGGGAGCGCGGCGCGGTCGAGGCCGGCGCGCTGCCCAACCTGCTGCCGATCGGCCGCCCGGTCGAGGACGAGAGCGCGCGGGCCGAGGTGGCCCGCGTCTGGAACGTCGCCTCGCTGCCCGCCACCCCGGGCCGCGACACGGCCGGCATCCTCGCCGCCGCCCGCGCCGGCGAGCTGGACGCGCTGGTCGTGGCCGGCGTCGACCCCTACGACCTGGCCGACCCGGCGGCGGCGCTCGACGCCCTCGAGCACACGCCGTTCATCGTCAGCCTGGAGATCCGCGCCAGCGCCGTCACCGACCGCGCCGACGTGGTCCTGCCCGTCGCCGCGGTGCAGGAGAAGAGCGGCACGTTCGTCAACTGGGAGGGCCGCGGCCGCTCCTTCGACGCGCCGCTCAAGGTCCCCGGCCTGCTGAGCGACCTCGCCGTGATCGCCAACCTGGCCGACCGCATGGACGTGCACCTCGGCCTGCCGGACGCCAAGGCCGTCCGCCGCGAGCTGGCCTCGCTCGGCTCCTGGCGCGGCAGCCGGGTGCCCGCGCCGCAGCTCGCCACCCGCGCCCAGGCGGCCCCCGCGGCCGGCCAGGCGCTGCTGGCGACCTGGCACCAGCTGCTCGACGAGGGCAGGCTGCAGGACGGCGAGCCGTACCTGGCGGGCACCGCCCGCCCCGCCGAAGCACTGGTCTCCGAGAGCACGGCCGCCGAGCTGGGCGTCGCGGACGGCGACAAGCTGGTGGTCGGTGGCATCGTCACCCTGCCGGTGCGCGTCGCCGACCTGCCGGACCGCGTGGTCTGGGTGCCGGCGAACTCCGGCGGCTGCTCGGTCACCCGCGACCTGCGCGCGGTGGCCGGCGACATCGTCACCATCGGGAGCGCCTCATGACCCACGTTCTCGCGGCCGATCCCACCCTCGCCGACTTCGGCAAGGACCCGCTGTGGATCACCATCATCAAGGCCGTGATGCTGTTCCTCTTCCTGATGCTGGGCATCCTGTTCGGCGTCTGGTACGAGCGCAAGCTGATCTCGCGGATGCAGCACCGCTACGGCCCCAACCGGGCCGGCAAGTTCGGCCTGCTGCAGTCCGTGGCCGACGGCCTGAAGATGGGCCTCAAGGAGGACATCTTCCCGCGGACCGTGGACAAGGTGCTCTACCTGCTGGCCCCGGTGATCATGGTGATCCCGGCGTTCCTGGCCTTCTCCATCGTGCCGTTCGCCCCCATGGTCAACCTGTTCGGCGTGCAGACGCCGCTGCAGCTCGTGGACCTGCCGGTGGCGGTGCTGTTCATGCTGGCCATGGGCGCGGTGTCGGTGTACGGCGTGGTGCTGGCCGGCTGGTCGTCGCGCTCGCCGTACGCGCTGCTCGGCGGTCTGCGCTCGGCGGCGCAGGTGGTCTCGTACGAGATCGCGATGGGCCTGTCGTTCGTGGCGGTGTTCATCTTCGCCGGGACGCTGTCCACGTCCGAGATCGTCAAGGCGCAGGCCGACACCTGGTACGCGGTGCTGCTGATCCCGTCGTTCCTGATCTACGTGGTCTGCATGTTCGGCGAGGCCGCGCGCATCCCGTTCGACCTGCCCGAGGGCGAGGGCGAGCTGGTCGGCGGCTTCCAGACCGAGTACTCCTCGTCGCTGAAGTTCGCCCTGATCATGATGGGCGAGTACCTGCACACGTTCACCGCCTCGGGCATCGCCGTGACGCTGTTCCTCGGCGGCTGGCGGGCTCCGCTGCCGGCGTCGTGGGAGTGGGCGCACACCGGGTGGATGCCGGTGCTGTGGTTCTTCATCAAGTTCGTGCTGACCTTCAGCTTCATCGTGTGGGTGCGCGCCTCGCTGCCCCGCGTGCGCTACGACCAGCTCATGTCCCTGGGCTGGAAGGTGCTCATCCCGGTCAACCTGGCCTGGATCCTGCTCGTGGCGGCCGTGCGCAACGTGGTGGTCAACGAGGACAACCGCATGATCGGCGTCGCGCTCGGCGCGGTCATCGTGGTCGGCGCGCTGGCCATCTGGATGCGGTTCGACACCGTCAACCAGCGGCGCAAGGAAGCCAGGAAGGCCGAGGCCGAGGCCGAGTTCGAGCAACTGTCCAACGAGCCCGCGGCAGGTGGCTTCCCGGTGCCGCCGCTCGATCTGCCGCACTACCACGGGGTGCAGCACAAGGAGATTCCCAGTGGGACTAACTGATTGGCTGAACCCCGTCAAGGGCTTCGGGGTCACC encodes:
- the nuoH gene encoding NADH-quinone oxidoreductase subunit NuoH; its protein translation is MTHVLAADPTLADFGKDPLWITIIKAVMLFLFLMLGILFGVWYERKLISRMQHRYGPNRAGKFGLLQSVADGLKMGLKEDIFPRTVDKVLYLLAPVIMVIPAFLAFSIVPFAPMVNLFGVQTPLQLVDLPVAVLFMLAMGAVSVYGVVLAGWSSRSPYALLGGLRSAAQVVSYEIAMGLSFVAVFIFAGTLSTSEIVKAQADTWYAVLLIPSFLIYVVCMFGEAARIPFDLPEGEGELVGGFQTEYSSSLKFALIMMGEYLHTFTASGIAVTLFLGGWRAPLPASWEWAHTGWMPVLWFFIKFVLTFSFIVWVRASLPRVRYDQLMSLGWKVLIPVNLAWILLVAAVRNVVVNEDNRMIGVALGAVIVVGALAIWMRFDTVNQRRKEARKAEAEAEFEQLSNEPAAGGFPVPPLDLPHYHGVQHKEIPSGTN
- a CDS encoding NADH-quinone oxidoreductase subunit G, coding for MTVVETETNLVTLTIDGFQVSVPKGTLIIRAAELLGIQIPRFCDHPLLDPAANCRQCLVDIPDAGNGRGFPKPQPSCAIEVAEGMVVQTQLTSPVAEKAQRSAMEFLLLNHPLDCPVCDKGGECPLQNQAMSNGRGESRFQEQKRTFPKPLPLSTQVLLDRERCVQCARCIRFSDQIAGDPLIEFFERGAKEQVRTADGKPFNSYFSGNTVQICPVGALTGAAYRFRARPFDLVSTPSACEHCASGCSLRTDHRRGRVTRRLAGNDPQVNEEWNCDKGRWAFTYATQPDRLKTPLVRNEEGVLVPASWPEALAVAAEGLAKARGKAGVLVGGRVTVEDSYAYAKFARLALASNDVDFRARPHSAEEAQFLAHAVAGKGIEISYADLENAPHVLLVGFEPEEESPIVFLRLRKAAMKKGLKVSSIAPFATPGLVKMGGMLVRTAPGGEADAIGELVGRLPEGTIVLAGERLATVPGALSALVRLANATGARLAWVPRRAGERGAVEAGALPNLLPIGRPVEDESARAEVARVWNVASLPATPGRDTAGILAAARAGELDALVVAGVDPYDLADPAAALDALEHTPFIVSLEIRASAVTDRADVVLPVAAVQEKSGTFVNWEGRGRSFDAPLKVPGLLSDLAVIANLADRMDVHLGLPDAKAVRRELASLGSWRGSRVPAPQLATRAQAAPAAGQALLATWHQLLDEGRLQDGEPYLAGTARPAEALVSESTAAELGVADGDKLVVGGIVTLPVRVADLPDRVVWVPANSGGCSVTRDLRAVAGDIVTIGSAS